From a region of the Acidobacteriota bacterium genome:
- a CDS encoding proline dehydrogenase family protein, whose product MLDVTSKALFHGLAQVSALQRFASSYGMRPGGFARRFIAGETVEEAIASVADLPGKGLGLTLDYLGESVASADAAAAAAADYVGIIGKIVASGIERNVSLKLTQLGLDVDHATAVDNMRRILEPADANGFFVRIDMENSPYTDATLNILATLRQQGHTSIGTVIQTCLKRSEADIRRLNGMGVRVRLVKGAYKEPRTVAYQQKTEVDAAFVDLMRLLMDEGTYPAIATHDPIMIDAAKAYAKSKGYANDRFEFQMLYGIRRDLQTALVAQGYRVRVYVPFGKQWYPYFMRRLGERPANVAFVVKGLLRD is encoded by the coding sequence ATGCTCGACGTCACCTCAAAGGCCCTGTTCCACGGCCTTGCCCAAGTCTCTGCGCTGCAACGATTCGCGTCCTCCTACGGGATGCGGCCGGGCGGGTTTGCCCGCCGGTTCATTGCCGGCGAGACGGTTGAAGAGGCGATCGCCTCGGTCGCCGACCTGCCCGGTAAGGGGCTGGGCCTGACGCTCGACTACCTTGGCGAAAGCGTGGCCAGCGCGGATGCCGCGGCTGCGGCCGCAGCCGACTATGTCGGCATCATCGGCAAGATCGTCGCGTCGGGCATCGAGCGCAACGTCTCGCTCAAGCTGACGCAGCTCGGCCTCGATGTCGACCACGCCACGGCGGTCGACAACATGCGGCGCATTCTCGAGCCGGCCGATGCCAACGGCTTCTTCGTGCGCATCGACATGGAAAACTCGCCCTACACCGACGCCACGTTGAACATCCTCGCGACCCTTCGGCAGCAGGGCCACACCTCGATCGGCACCGTGATCCAGACCTGCCTGAAGCGCTCGGAGGCCGACATCCGCCGGCTGAACGGAATGGGCGTGCGCGTGCGGCTGGTCAAGGGCGCCTACAAGGAGCCCCGCACCGTCGCGTATCAGCAGAAGACCGAAGTCGATGCCGCGTTCGTGGACCTGATGCGCTTGCTGATGGACGAGGGGACCTACCCGGCCATTGCCACCCATGACCCGATCATGATCGACGCCGCCAAGGCCTATGCGAAGAGCAAGGGCTACGCCAACGATCGGTTCGAGTTCCAGATGTTGTACGGCATTCGCCGCGACCTGCAGACGGCGCTCGTCGCGCAGGGGTACCGGGTGCGCGTCTACGTGCCATTCGGCAAGCAGTGGTATCCGTACTTCATGCGCCGCCTCGGCGAGCGGCCGGCCAACGTGGCGTTTGTTGTGAAGGGTCTGTTGCGCGACTAA
- a CDS encoding M20/M25/M40 family metallo-hydrolase produces MDPTLTLLKQLVAIDSINPSLVPGAAGEAAVARALADELRTIGLTVEIQEVAPGRPNVVGTLEGKAPGRSLMYCGHTDTVGVSEMTRPFDPAERGGRIYGRGSQDMKSGVAAMIGAARVIAESGGLDAGRLVIACVVDEEHASIGADALVTRWRADGAVVTEPTDLQVAVAHKGFEWVEIETEGRAAHGSRPRDGRDAIRLMGRVLGALDALDRDLQSRTPHALLGTASLHASVIAGGHELSSYPDRCHLQMERRTVPGEAPGIAGTEVEAILERLRRDDPEFKGAAKVAFGRPPHEIAPDHALPMAMLQALRTVAPGHPGTVAPVIGMSFWTDAAVLSEAGIPAILYGPTGAGLHSIEEWVDTQSVLTCRDALVSLAREWCR; encoded by the coding sequence ATGGATCCCACACTCACGCTGCTGAAACAACTTGTCGCCATCGATTCAATCAATCCGTCGCTCGTGCCGGGAGCGGCGGGCGAGGCCGCGGTTGCGCGCGCGCTCGCGGACGAGTTGCGGACGATCGGGCTCACCGTCGAGATCCAGGAAGTGGCGCCGGGACGGCCGAACGTCGTCGGTACGTTGGAAGGGAAGGCGCCTGGTCGCTCGCTGATGTACTGCGGACACACCGACACCGTCGGCGTCTCCGAGATGACGCGGCCGTTCGATCCCGCCGAGCGAGGCGGCCGAATCTACGGCCGCGGTTCACAGGACATGAAGAGCGGGGTGGCGGCCATGATCGGCGCCGCCCGCGTCATCGCCGAATCCGGCGGACTCGACGCCGGCCGCCTGGTGATTGCCTGCGTCGTGGACGAGGAGCATGCCAGCATCGGCGCCGATGCATTGGTCACCCGCTGGCGCGCCGACGGCGCGGTGGTCACCGAGCCGACCGACCTCCAGGTGGCCGTGGCGCACAAGGGTTTCGAGTGGGTGGAGATCGAGACCGAGGGCCGCGCCGCCCATGGCAGCCGGCCGCGTGACGGCCGCGATGCCATCCGCCTGATGGGACGCGTGCTGGGCGCGCTCGATGCGCTCGACCGCGATCTGCAATCACGCACACCGCACGCACTGCTGGGCACCGCCTCACTCCATGCCTCGGTGATTGCCGGTGGCCACGAGTTGAGCAGTTACCCCGACCGCTGCCACCTGCAGATGGAACGGCGAACGGTGCCCGGTGAAGCTCCGGGTATCGCGGGGACTGAGGTCGAAGCGATTCTCGAACGGTTACGCCGCGACGATCCTGAATTCAAGGGCGCCGCGAAAGTCGCCTTCGGCCGTCCGCCGCACGAGATCGCGCCGGATCACGCGTTGCCGATGGCCATGCTGCAGGCTCTCCGCACCGTGGCACCGGGGCACCCTGGCACCGTGGCACCTGTGATCGGGATGAGTTTTTGGACCGATGCCGCCGTGCTCAGCGAAGCCGGCATTCCGGCGATCCTCTACGGACCGACGGGTGCCGGGCTTCACAGCATCGAAGAGTGGGTCGACACGCAGTCGGTGCTTACGTGCCGCGACGCGCTCGTTTCGCTGGCGCGCGAGTGGTGTCGTTAG
- a CDS encoding type II toxin-antitoxin system VapC family toxin — MKLLLDTHALLWFQAGDRRLSKAARRAIEADDAELLISAASVWEMAIKASLGRLQLPGPVGGYLAEKVGQGYRMLAISWTHAARVEDLPWHHRDPFDRLLVAQALTERYPVVTRDRVFHKYGVEVVW; from the coding sequence GTGAAGCTCCTCCTCGACACCCACGCGCTCCTGTGGTTTCAGGCCGGGGACCGCCGGCTCAGCAAGGCCGCGCGCCGGGCCATCGAAGCCGACGATGCCGAGCTGCTGATCAGCGCCGCCTCGGTGTGGGAAATGGCCATCAAGGCGAGTCTGGGGCGGCTCCAGCTGCCGGGTCCGGTCGGCGGCTATCTCGCTGAGAAGGTCGGTCAGGGCTACCGCATGCTGGCCATCTCGTGGACCCACGCTGCCAGGGTCGAAGACCTGCCGTGGCACCATCGCGATCCATTCGACCGCTTGCTGGTGGCGCAGGCACTGACAGAACGCTACCCGGTGGTAACGAGAGATCGTGTCTTCCACAAGTATGGCGTCGAGGTCGTCTGGTGA
- a CDS encoding type II toxin-antitoxin system prevent-host-death family antitoxin produces MDTEDIGAFEAKTRLSELLDNVSRGRAYRITKRGKPIAELRPITVGTGRPTFGADRGRVAMADDFEAPLPDMKSYR; encoded by the coding sequence ATGGACACCGAAGACATCGGCGCCTTTGAGGCCAAGACCCGGCTGTCGGAGCTGCTCGACAACGTCAGCCGTGGCCGCGCCTACCGCATCACCAAGCGTGGCAAGCCGATCGCCGAACTGCGCCCCATCACCGTGGGCACCGGTCGCCCCACCTTCGGTGCCGATCGCGGCCGGGTGGCCATGGCCGACGACTTCGAGGCCCCGTTGCCCGACATGAAGTCATACCGGTGA
- a CDS encoding polynucleotide adenylyltransferase, with protein MSLEQDARRVALAVREAGGRALCVGGFVRDRLLQQPSEDLDLEVFGIPEDRLRALLTTLGRVEPVGQAFPVYKLGHIDVALPRRESKSGRGHKGFIVEGDHSMSFEEAARRRDFTINAIGWDPLTDEYLDPFKGRDDLDARRLRVVDAVTFGDDSLRVLRALQFAARFELTIEPATADICRRIPIDDLPAERIWGEIEKLLLKAPRPSIGFALARQLGVIEQVLPEMVPLYECPQDAEWHPEGNVWIHTLMVIDEARARNADLDRARLATIMLSAVCHDLGKPLTTALIDGRVRSPGHEAAGVPLATAILDRLNVHSLDNFDVRAQVLGITAEHLRPSAFHKQKDTVTDGAFRRLAQKVDLELLVRFGRADCHGRTGTFDCSAMDWFIDRARALGVEHKPPAPILLGRHLIELGVAPGPRMGEILRAVYELQLDGAVTTLDDAVLKAKNFTGA; from the coding sequence GTGAGTCTCGAGCAGGACGCCCGTCGTGTCGCCCTCGCCGTGCGCGAAGCGGGTGGCCGCGCGCTGTGCGTCGGCGGCTTTGTCCGCGACCGTCTACTGCAACAACCGTCCGAGGACCTCGATTTAGAGGTCTTCGGGATCCCCGAAGATCGCCTGCGCGCACTGCTGACTACCCTGGGCCGGGTCGAGCCGGTCGGCCAGGCCTTTCCGGTCTACAAGCTCGGCCACATCGATGTCGCGCTGCCCCGCCGCGAATCGAAATCGGGCCGCGGCCACAAGGGCTTCATCGTCGAAGGCGACCACTCGATGTCGTTCGAAGAGGCGGCGCGCCGGCGCGACTTCACGATTAACGCCATTGGCTGGGATCCGCTGACCGACGAGTACCTGGACCCGTTCAAGGGACGCGACGACCTCGACGCGCGGCGATTGCGGGTCGTGGATGCGGTGACCTTTGGCGATGACTCGCTGCGCGTGCTGCGCGCGTTGCAGTTTGCGGCGCGATTCGAGTTGACGATCGAGCCGGCCACCGCGGACATCTGTCGGCGCATCCCAATCGACGATCTGCCGGCCGAACGGATCTGGGGCGAGATCGAGAAGCTGCTGCTGAAGGCACCGCGGCCCTCGATTGGGTTCGCGCTCGCGCGCCAGCTCGGCGTGATCGAGCAAGTCCTGCCGGAGATGGTGCCGCTCTACGAGTGCCCGCAGGATGCGGAGTGGCATCCCGAGGGCAACGTCTGGATCCACACGCTGATGGTGATCGACGAGGCGAGAGCACGAAACGCGGATCTGGACCGCGCCCGGCTTGCCACCATCATGCTGAGCGCCGTCTGCCACGACCTGGGCAAGCCGTTGACGACGGCGCTGATCGATGGCCGGGTGCGATCGCCTGGGCACGAAGCCGCCGGCGTGCCGCTGGCCACGGCCATACTCGACCGCCTCAACGTGCATTCGCTCGATAACTTCGACGTCCGCGCCCAAGTGCTGGGCATCACGGCCGAACACCTGCGGCCGAGCGCGTTTCACAAGCAGAAGGACACGGTCACCGACGGCGCCTTCCGCCGCCTGGCGCAGAAGGTGGACCTCGAACTGCTGGTTCGTTTCGGCCGTGCCGATTGCCACGGCCGGACCGGCACGTTCGACTGCTCCGCCATGGACTGGTTCATCGACCGCGCCCGGGCACTGGGCGTCGAGCACAAGCCACCCGCGCCGATCCTGCTCGGGCGCCACCTGATCGAACTGGGCGTGGCCCCGGGCCCGCGGATGGGGGAGATCCTGCGGGCGGTCTACGAACTGCAGTTGGACGGCGCGGTCACGACACTTGACGACGCGGTCCTCAAGGCCAAGAATTTCACAGGAGCCTAG
- a CDS encoding RES domain-containing protein, with translation MTGFRQADPRYPFLWSDSDQPAARWHADGEGPAHYFADTPDGAWAELLRHEEIHDPADVATFRRVLWAVELSEDEPAQAVMLKLAVATGNQDSYWACQEHARKLRERGATRLVAPTAALVPGGAAGREVVDALERPATPRDGRVIVIFGEPAGLLGWKAVEHGAPPAGLLPRVRHFGS, from the coding sequence GTGACTGGTTTTCGCCAGGCCGATCCTCGCTATCCCTTTCTCTGGAGCGACTCTGACCAGCCTGCTGCTCGCTGGCATGCCGATGGCGAGGGTCCGGCCCATTACTTCGCCGATACGCCCGACGGCGCCTGGGCTGAGTTGTTACGGCACGAGGAGATTCACGATCCCGCCGACGTGGCGACTTTTCGACGTGTCCTCTGGGCCGTCGAACTGAGTGAGGATGAGCCCGCCCAGGCGGTGATGTTGAAGCTGGCGGTCGCGACCGGTAACCAGGACAGCTACTGGGCGTGCCAGGAGCACGCGCGGAAATTGCGCGAGCGAGGGGCGACGCGCCTGGTCGCGCCGACGGCCGCGCTCGTGCCGGGTGGCGCCGCCGGGCGCGAGGTGGTCGACGCGCTCGAGCGACCGGCCACCCCGCGCGACGGACGCGTCATTGTGATTTTCGGCGAACCCGCGGGCCTTCTCGGATGGAAGGCCGTTGAACACGGCGCGCCGCCGGCCGGATTACTCCCGCGCGTCCGGCATTTCGGGTCGTAA
- a CDS encoding threonine/serine dehydratase, translating to MEPFVTLDEIRAARARIENAAVYTPLLDVDGLLLKCENLQPMGAFKIRGAFNMIAQLSPEQLTRGVITYSSGNHGQAVALAARTLGAPAVIVMPTTAPAVKVEGCKSYGAEVIMEGTTSLDRQARAEKEARERGLTMVPPFDHRLIVIGQGTTGLEILEQCADVGTVFVPAGGGGLVSGVAAAIKLSNPSVRVVAVEPSGAAKMSRSLEAGHPVTLDSSASIADGLMNLRPGDLTFAHVQKYVDEVVTVGEADIAAAVAWLFKHARIVAEPSGAITTAAVHLGLGHPGGKVVAIVTGGNVAPDKFAKYIAV from the coding sequence ATGGAACCATTCGTTACGCTCGACGAGATTCGCGCGGCACGCGCACGGATTGAGAACGCCGCCGTCTACACACCGCTGCTTGACGTCGATGGGCTGCTGCTGAAGTGCGAAAACCTGCAGCCGATGGGCGCGTTCAAGATTCGCGGCGCGTTCAACATGATCGCGCAGTTGTCGCCCGAGCAGCTGACGCGTGGCGTGATCACGTATTCGTCCGGTAATCACGGCCAGGCTGTCGCTCTCGCCGCCAGGACACTGGGCGCGCCGGCCGTGATCGTCATGCCCACTACCGCGCCGGCGGTGAAGGTGGAAGGCTGCAAGAGTTACGGCGCTGAAGTCATCATGGAGGGCACCACGTCGCTCGATCGCCAGGCGCGGGCCGAGAAAGAAGCGCGCGAGCGTGGGTTGACCATGGTGCCGCCGTTCGACCACCGCCTGATCGTGATTGGCCAGGGCACCACCGGCCTCGAGATCCTCGAGCAGTGCGCCGATGTCGGCACGGTGTTCGTGCCCGCCGGCGGCGGCGGCCTGGTCTCCGGCGTCGCGGCCGCCATCAAGCTGTCGAATCCGTCGGTCCGGGTGGTGGCGGTCGAACCGTCCGGTGCGGCCAAGATGTCGCGCTCACTCGAAGCTGGTCATCCGGTGACGCTCGATTCCTCGGCGAGCATTGCCGACGGCCTCATGAACCTGCGTCCCGGCGACCTCACGTTTGCGCACGTCCAGAAGTACGTGGATGAAGTGGTAACGGTCGGCGAGGCCGACATCGCCGCGGCGGTCGCCTGGTTGTTCAAGCACGCCCGCATCGTGGCCGAGCCGAGCGGCGCCATCACCACCGCCGCCGTCCACCTGGGTCTTGGTCACCCCGGCGGCAAGGTGGTCGCAATCGTTACCGGTGGCAACGTTGCTCCCGACAAGTTCGCCAAGTACATCGCGGTCTGA
- a CDS encoding M20/M25/M40 family metallo-hydrolase, whose product MPKFLTIAGLLIFTAACTQPAPPPPPPPTPAEGEITVDSLTTHIKVLASDEFEGRAPATPGGEKTADYLVKQLTAIGIEPGAPDGSYFQQVPIVEAVTDRNFVLSVPGNTYRYNTDMIANAGVERPRVQVQGEVVFVGYGINAPELKWNDYEGANVRGKWVLIMVNDPPAPADEPTLFGGPALTYYGRWTYKYEEAARQGAAGALLIHTDESATYPWQVVQSSWSGTQYSLPPQPGEPALNIKGWITDRSAKDLVRRGGRNLDTLREAASKRGFKAVTLNTRAAATLTQRSARKTSPNVIGVLKGTNPSEAVIYSAHWDHFGVREALPTDAPGADRIYNGAYDNASGVAGVLEIAKAFKNSPQPPARSIYFAFVTAEESGLLGSSFLAANPPLPIDKVAANINVDGVNYLGPTNDMVQLGSDRSTLGPMVEALLKERGRTLGIDAHPERGYFFRSDHFPFAKAGVPALSLSSPKQFTGPNAAALLKKQEEYNGKDYHQPTDQYDASWDFSGGVDDLKLLAQLGWRIAALPELPKYNDGDQFAQVRRK is encoded by the coding sequence GTGCCAAAGTTTCTGACGATCGCCGGCCTGCTGATTTTCACCGCCGCCTGCACGCAGCCGGCCCCGCCGCCGCCACCACCGCCCACTCCGGCTGAGGGCGAGATCACGGTCGATTCGTTGACGACGCACATCAAGGTGCTGGCGTCGGACGAGTTCGAGGGCCGCGCGCCGGCGACCCCCGGCGGCGAGAAGACGGCCGACTACCTGGTGAAACAACTGACCGCGATCGGCATTGAGCCTGGTGCTCCTGATGGGAGCTATTTTCAGCAGGTGCCCATTGTGGAAGCGGTGACCGACCGCAACTTCGTGCTCAGCGTGCCGGGAAACACCTATCGCTATAACACCGACATGATTGCGAACGCGGGTGTCGAGCGACCGCGCGTGCAGGTCCAGGGCGAGGTGGTGTTCGTCGGCTACGGCATCAACGCGCCCGAGCTGAAGTGGAACGACTACGAAGGCGCCAACGTGCGCGGCAAGTGGGTGCTGATCATGGTCAACGATCCGCCTGCGCCCGCGGACGAGCCGACGTTGTTCGGGGGGCCGGCGCTGACCTACTACGGCCGCTGGACCTACAAGTACGAAGAGGCCGCCCGCCAGGGTGCGGCCGGCGCGCTGTTGATCCACACCGACGAATCGGCCACCTATCCGTGGCAGGTGGTGCAGTCGTCGTGGAGCGGGACACAGTATTCCTTGCCGCCGCAGCCCGGCGAACCGGCGCTCAACATCAAGGGCTGGATCACCGACCGGTCGGCAAAGGATCTGGTGCGCCGCGGAGGCCGTAACCTCGACACCCTGCGCGAGGCCGCCAGCAAGCGCGGCTTCAAGGCCGTCACCCTCAACACCCGCGCGGCCGCGACGTTGACCCAGCGCTCGGCCCGCAAGACCTCGCCGAACGTGATTGGCGTTCTGAAGGGGACCAACCCGTCCGAGGCGGTGATTTACAGCGCGCACTGGGACCACTTCGGCGTGCGCGAGGCGCTGCCGACCGACGCGCCTGGCGCGGATCGGATTTACAACGGCGCCTACGACAATGCCTCGGGCGTGGCCGGCGTGCTCGAGATCGCCAAGGCCTTCAAGAACTCGCCGCAGCCGCCGGCGCGATCGATCTACTTCGCGTTCGTGACCGCCGAGGAATCGGGCCTGCTCGGTTCGTCGTTCCTGGCGGCCAACCCGCCGCTCCCCATCGACAAGGTCGCCGCCAACATCAACGTGGACGGCGTGAATTACCTCGGGCCCACGAACGACATGGTGCAACTCGGCTCGGATCGCTCGACGCTGGGGCCGATGGTCGAGGCCCTCCTGAAGGAGCGCGGCCGCACGCTCGGGATCGACGCGCATCCTGAACGCGGCTATTTCTTCCGCTCGGACCACTTCCCGTTCGCGAAGGCCGGCGTGCCGGCGCTGTCGCTGAGCTCGCCGAAGCAGTTCACCGGTCCGAACGCCGCGGCACTCCTCAAGAAGCAGGAAGAGTACAACGGCAAGGACTACCACCAGCCGACCGACCAGTACGACGCCTCGTGGGATTTCAGCGGCGGCGTCGACGACCTGAAGCTGCTGGCGCAGCTCGGCTGGCGGATCGCCGCGCTGCCAGAGCTGCCCAAGTACAACGACGGTGATCAATTCGCCCAAGTGCGAAGGAAGTAG
- a CDS encoding NAD-dependent epimerase/dehydratase family protein: MHIFLTGATGYIGSAVLDAMIKGGHQVTAIARDPEKAEKLRAKGATPVVAELGLPKLYVSLLKSADAVVHTAFESSPRGVQADQQAIEIMLTAQRDAMAADGKARAFLYTSGVWVLGRAARAADEDSPLDPPPHVAWRPAHEDLVLGAASSGVRPVVIRPGIVYGGGRGIVSDLIKDALNGLVRVVGPGKNRWACIYDHDLGDLYVKVLESPLATGVFHATDEADEKVSDIVEAIAGQVPQRPDIRYMPMAEARKKFGAYADCLALDQKVRSPKARALGWSPSQSGVANSVARLVEEYRNAQREKNE, from the coding sequence ATGCACATATTCTTGACAGGCGCCACCGGGTACATCGGGTCGGCAGTACTCGACGCGATGATCAAGGGGGGCCACCAGGTCACGGCCATCGCCCGCGACCCGGAAAAAGCCGAAAAACTGCGCGCCAAGGGCGCCACTCCGGTCGTCGCGGAGCTCGGTCTGCCCAAGTTGTACGTGTCGCTGCTGAAGTCCGCGGACGCGGTGGTCCACACGGCCTTCGAATCGTCGCCCCGCGGCGTGCAGGCCGACCAGCAGGCGATTGAGATCATGCTGACGGCCCAGCGCGACGCCATGGCCGCCGACGGCAAGGCACGGGCGTTTCTCTACACCTCGGGGGTCTGGGTGCTGGGGCGCGCCGCGAGGGCCGCGGACGAGGACTCGCCGCTCGATCCCCCGCCGCACGTGGCGTGGCGTCCGGCCCATGAGGATCTGGTACTGGGGGCCGCTTCGTCCGGGGTGCGCCCGGTCGTGATCCGGCCGGGCATTGTCTACGGCGGCGGTCGCGGCATTGTCTCGGACCTCATCAAGGACGCCCTGAACGGCCTCGTCCGGGTGGTCGGTCCCGGCAAGAACCGCTGGGCGTGTATTTACGACCACGACCTGGGAGACCTCTACGTGAAGGTGCTCGAGTCGCCGCTGGCCACGGGGGTCTTCCACGCCACGGACGAGGCCGACGAGAAGGTCAGCGACATCGTCGAGGCCATTGCCGGGCAGGTGCCACAGCGGCCCGACATCCGCTACATGCCGATGGCGGAAGCGCGCAAGAAGTTCGGCGCCTATGCCGATTGCCTGGCGCTCGATCAGAAGGTGCGGAGCCCGAAGGCGCGGGCGCTCGGCTGGTCACCGAGCCAGTCGGGTGTCGCCAACAGCGTGGCGCGCCTGGTCGAGGAATATCGCAACGCCCAGCGTGAGAAGAACGAATAG
- a CDS encoding AMP-binding protein produces the protein MNTLIDLFRTLESRRGECLVYDDGFRVRRHSYADVTAASRGFAAYLSSQGLGRGDKVLIWGENRPEWVVAYWGIQLIGAVAVPIDYRSSSDFVTRIRGLVRARLVLAGDEVEPGAMDTVPLAGIDWNSDGPVPDLPVDRNDVAQIVFTSGATAEPKGVLIRHRNILANLNPIAREIDRYKRYARPFRPIRFLNLLPLSHVFGQAMATGIPPLIDGSVVFIRSLNPHDIVRRVKASRVSVIVCVPKILEVLKEHAARIDPASMEPPGGLSVQRRWWRYRHLHRQFGFKFWGFVVGAAPLAPALEEFWKRLGFVVIQGYGLTETAPAVTINHPFRTRTGSVGAPLAGVEVQIASDGEILVRGENVTTGYYRPGVGSRESGVDSRESAAEEGGRASDAEGWLHTGDIGERDEEGRLFIRGRKKEMIVTPEGLNVFPGDIERALDEQAGVVESAVVGSMQGTAERVHAVLVLAPEVDAETVVQRANAGLADHQRIRGFSLWTSGPLPRTEGTRKLKRTAIKAWLTDGASPAAPAGDGDPVTAVLSKFAGARVLSGDTSLEGLGLSSLDRIELMVALEGRFGTRIDETRFAGARTLDDLRTVVTAAPPAASVHEPVDFPAWNRAWPARWLRRASQFTWILPLTRLVARVTVEGLQHLDGIRGPVVFAVNHQSHLDVPVVLSVLPGAWRARIAPAMAKEFFAAHFHPAQYRWRQVLTSRGNYYLAALFFNSFPLPQREAGARETLRYIGEVTGAGYSVLIFPEGVRSESGNIKPFRGGVGMIAARLGLPVVPVRLEGVDRVLPTGKRMARPGPVSVTFGAPLRLSGNDYGALARQVEQAVRDLPIKGGA, from the coding sequence GTGAACACGCTGATTGACCTCTTCCGCACGCTCGAGTCCAGGCGCGGCGAATGCCTCGTGTATGACGATGGCTTTCGCGTGCGACGGCATTCGTATGCAGACGTCACGGCGGCCAGCCGGGGGTTTGCGGCGTACTTGTCAAGCCAGGGCCTCGGCCGGGGTGACAAGGTCCTGATCTGGGGCGAGAACCGGCCCGAGTGGGTGGTCGCGTATTGGGGCATCCAGCTGATTGGCGCGGTCGCCGTCCCGATCGACTACCGCTCGTCGTCGGACTTCGTGACCCGCATCCGCGGCCTCGTCCGCGCGCGCCTCGTTCTGGCGGGTGACGAAGTCGAACCGGGCGCCATGGACACCGTGCCGCTGGCTGGCATCGACTGGAACAGCGATGGACCGGTGCCGGACCTGCCTGTTGACCGCAACGACGTGGCGCAGATCGTCTTCACCTCGGGCGCGACAGCCGAGCCGAAAGGCGTACTCATCCGCCACCGGAACATCCTCGCCAACCTCAACCCGATCGCCCGGGAGATCGATCGCTACAAGCGCTATGCCCGTCCGTTCCGTCCGATCCGCTTCCTGAACCTGTTGCCGCTCAGCCATGTGTTCGGGCAGGCCATGGCCACCGGCATCCCGCCCCTGATCGACGGCTCGGTCGTCTTCATCCGCAGCCTGAACCCCCACGACATCGTCCGGCGCGTGAAGGCGTCCAGGGTCTCGGTGATCGTGTGCGTGCCCAAGATTCTCGAGGTGCTCAAGGAGCACGCGGCGCGCATCGATCCGGCTTCAATGGAGCCACCGGGCGGGTTGTCCGTTCAACGGCGGTGGTGGCGATACCGCCACCTGCACCGCCAGTTCGGGTTCAAGTTCTGGGGGTTTGTGGTCGGCGCCGCGCCGCTGGCCCCTGCCCTCGAGGAGTTCTGGAAGCGCCTGGGATTCGTCGTCATCCAGGGATACGGCCTCACCGAGACGGCGCCGGCCGTCACGATCAATCACCCGTTCAGGACCCGCACCGGCTCGGTCGGCGCGCCCCTCGCCGGCGTCGAGGTGCAGATCGCGAGCGACGGCGAGATCCTGGTTCGAGGCGAGAACGTGACGACGGGGTATTACCGGCCGGGAGTCGGGAGTCGGGAGTCGGGAGTCGACAGTCGGGAGTCGGCTGCCGAGGAAGGCGGACGAGCAAGTGATGCCGAGGGGTGGCTGCACACCGGCGACATCGGCGAACGCGACGAGGAGGGGCGGCTATTCATCCGCGGGCGCAAGAAGGAGATGATCGTCACGCCAGAGGGGCTCAACGTCTTTCCCGGCGACATCGAACGCGCACTCGACGAGCAGGCCGGCGTCGTGGAATCGGCCGTGGTCGGGTCGATGCAGGGCACCGCCGAACGCGTGCATGCCGTGCTGGTGCTGGCGCCGGAGGTCGACGCGGAAACCGTGGTGCAGAGGGCCAATGCCGGCCTCGCGGATCACCAGCGCATCCGTGGGTTCTCGCTCTGGACCAGCGGCCCCCTGCCGCGTACCGAAGGCACCCGAAAGCTGAAGCGCACGGCGATCAAGGCGTGGTTGACGGACGGCGCAAGCCCTGCGGCTCCGGCGGGCGACGGCGATCCGGTTACGGCGGTGTTGTCGAAGTTCGCCGGCGCGCGGGTGTTGAGCGGCGACACTTCGCTCGAGGGACTCGGGCTAAGTTCGCTCGACCGCATCGAGCTGATGGTGGCCCTCGAGGGCCGGTTTGGGACGCGCATCGACGAGACGCGGTTTGCCGGCGCCAGGACGCTTGATGATCTGCGGACGGTGGTGACCGCCGCGCCGCCGGCGGCATCGGTTCACGAGCCGGTCGACTTCCCTGCCTGGAACCGGGCTTGGCCCGCGCGGTGGTTGCGGCGTGCCAGCCAGTTCACATGGATCCTGCCGCTGACTCGCCTCGTCGCCCGGGTGACGGTTGAGGGGCTGCAGCACCTCGACGGCATCCGCGGGCCGGTGGTGTTCGCGGTGAATCACCAGAGCCACCTGGACGTTCCGGTCGTCCTTTCGGTGCTGCCCGGCGCGTGGCGCGCGCGCATCGCGCCCGCCATGGCGAAGGAGTTCTTCGCGGCGCACTTTCACCCTGCCCAGTACCGCTGGAGGCAGGTGCTGACCAGCCGGGGCAACTATTACCTGGCGGCACTCTTCTTCAACAGCTTCCCGCTGCCGCAGCGCGAGGCCGGCGCGCGGGAGACCTTGCGCTACATCGGCGAGGTCACCGGGGCGGGCTATTCGGTGCTGATCTTTCCCGAAGGCGTGCGATCCGAATCAGGCAACATCAAGCCGTTTCGTGGCGGGGTGGGGATGATCGCCGCGCGGCTGGGCTTGCCCGTGGTGCCGGTCCGGCTGGAAGGGGTTGACCGAGTCCTGCCAACGGGCAAAAGAATGGCCCGGCCAGGCCCGGTATCAGTGACCTTTGGCGCGCCCCTGCGCCTCAGCGGGAATGACTACGGGGCCCTGGCCCGGCAGGTGGAGCAAGCGGTACGCGATTTGCCTATCAAGGGCGGCGCATGA